The proteins below are encoded in one region of Chaetodon trifascialis isolate fChaTrf1 chromosome 11, fChaTrf1.hap1, whole genome shotgun sequence:
- the mier1b gene encoding mesoderm induction early response protein 1b isoform X1 codes for MAEPSLGNSSPGGSAGSDDHDFDPSADILVHDFDDERTLEEEEMLEAADETNANEIEDLAREGEMPIHELLNLYGYGSGSPADEDEEEEEEPEEEEDDDEEDEEEDLDNDESSRSTGELKRNEGEGVKNSSGQGDEAQATSEGRTRSVRSLGTAELIRPQKLKYFESNNDAEEESDEDEDYIPSEDWKKEIMVGSMYQAETPVGLCKYKDNEKVYENDDQLLWNPECLPEGKVVEFLTEASRRTGEEKGVDAIPEGSHIKDNEQALYELVKCDFDTEEALRRLRFNVKAAREELSVWTEEECRNFEQGLKAYGKDFHLIQANKVRTRSVGECVAFYYMWKKSERYDFFAQQTRLGKRKYNLHPGVTDYMDRLLDETESVTSSRAASPPPTTSSSSASHSEKEDSSSQNGIASHNSSHPVEGAQLPPANQVKPESVQSNGPSHPAVEAPPPISDNNSNGCSQPSAPSHDRNGSLEPPLDHRDTATAHERPAKRCRTEAEPVGQSEVEPSRTQEN; via the exons ATGGCGGAG ccCTCCCTCGGGAATTCGAGCCCAG GAGGTTCAGCAGGTTCCGATGACCATGATTTCGACCCATCAGCAGACATCCTTGTCCATGACTTTGATGATGAACGCAccctggaggaagaggaaatgttGGAGGCAGCAGATGAGACCAATGCCAACGAGATTGAAGACCTCGCACGG GAGGGTGAGATGCCCATTCATGAGCTGCTGAATCTGTACGGTTATGGCAGCGGTTCACCagcagatgaggatgaggaagaggaggaagaacctgaggaagaagaggatgatgatgaagaggatgaggaagaggaccTAGACAatgatgaaagcagcagaagtACTGGCGAgttgaaaagaaatgaa gGTGAGGGTGTTAAGAACTCATCAGGACAAGGGGATGAGGCCCAGGCGACCTCTGAGGGTCGCACACGCTCAGTGCGGTCCCTCGGCACAGCAGAACTTATTCGCCCTCAGAAACTCAAGTACTTTGAAA GTAATAATGATGCAGAGGAGGAgtctgatgaagatgaggactACATTCCATCTGAAGACTGGAAAAAG GAAATCATGGTGGGCTCCATGTATCAAGCAGAAACCCCTGTTGGTCTGTGTAAATATAAAGACAATGAAAAAG TTTATGAAAATGATGACCAGTTGTTGTGGAACCCCGAGTGTCTTCCTGAAGGCAAAGTGGTGGAGTTCTTGACGGAGGCATCAAGGCGGACAGGCGAGGAGAAGGGAGTGGATGCAATCCCAGAGGGATCCCATATCAAAGACAATGAACAG GCTTTGTATGAGCTGGTGAAATGTGACTTTGACACAGAGGAAGCTTTAAGAAGACTTAGGTTTAATGTAAAAGCAGCCAGAG AGGAGCTATCTGTCTGGACTGAAGAGGAATGTAGAAATTTTGAACAAGGACTAAAAGCTTATGGGAAAGACTTTCATTTAATACAGGCCAACAAG GTGAGAACTAGGTCTGTAGGAGAATGTGTGGCCTTTTATTACATGTGGAAGAAGTCTGAGCGTTATGATTTCTTTGCACAGCAAACCAGACTTGGGAAAAGGAAATACAACCTTCACCCTGGTGTCAC agacTACATGGACAGATTACTGGATGAGACTGAGAGCGTGACGTCCAGCAGGGCGGCGTCGCctcctcccaccacctccagcagcagcgcCAGCCACTCGGAGAAggaagacagcagcagtcagaaCG GTATCGCAAGCCACAATTCCAGCCACCCAGTGGAGGGCGCTCAGTTGCCTCCAGCTAACCAAGTCAAACCTGAGTCAGTTCAGTCCAACGGTCCCTCCCATCCGGCGGTGGAGGCTCCTCCTCCCATTTCAGACAACAACTCCAACGGCTGCAGCCAGCCCAGCGCGCCCAGCCACGACCGAAATGGCTCTCTGGAGCCTCCgctggaccacagagacacggcAACAGCACACGAAAGGCCGGCCAAGAGATGCAGGACAGAGGCAGAACCCGTGGGCCAAAGTGAGGTGGAGCCATCCAGAACGCAGGAGAACTAA
- the mier1b gene encoding mesoderm induction early response protein 1b isoform X2, producing MAEPSLGNSSPGGSAGSDDHDFDPSADILVHDFDDERTLEEEEMLEAADETNANEIEDLAREGEMPIHELLNLYGYGSGSPADEDEEEEEEPEEEEDDDEEDEEEDLDNDESSRSTGELKRNEGEGVKNSSGQGDEAQATSEGRTRSVRSLGTAELIRPQKLKYFESNNDAEEESDEDEDYIPSEDWKKEIMVGSMYQAETPVGLCKYKDNEKVYENDDQLLWNPECLPEGKVVEFLTEASRRTGEEKGVDAIPEGSHIKDNEQALYELVKCDFDTEEALRRLRFNVKAAREELSVWTEEECRNFEQGLKAYGKDFHLIQANKQTRLGKRKYNLHPGVTDYMDRLLDETESVTSSRAASPPPTTSSSSASHSEKEDSSSQNGIASHNSSHPVEGAQLPPANQVKPESVQSNGPSHPAVEAPPPISDNNSNGCSQPSAPSHDRNGSLEPPLDHRDTATAHERPAKRCRTEAEPVGQSEVEPSRTQEN from the exons ATGGCGGAG ccCTCCCTCGGGAATTCGAGCCCAG GAGGTTCAGCAGGTTCCGATGACCATGATTTCGACCCATCAGCAGACATCCTTGTCCATGACTTTGATGATGAACGCAccctggaggaagaggaaatgttGGAGGCAGCAGATGAGACCAATGCCAACGAGATTGAAGACCTCGCACGG GAGGGTGAGATGCCCATTCATGAGCTGCTGAATCTGTACGGTTATGGCAGCGGTTCACCagcagatgaggatgaggaagaggaggaagaacctgaggaagaagaggatgatgatgaagaggatgaggaagaggaccTAGACAatgatgaaagcagcagaagtACTGGCGAgttgaaaagaaatgaa gGTGAGGGTGTTAAGAACTCATCAGGACAAGGGGATGAGGCCCAGGCGACCTCTGAGGGTCGCACACGCTCAGTGCGGTCCCTCGGCACAGCAGAACTTATTCGCCCTCAGAAACTCAAGTACTTTGAAA GTAATAATGATGCAGAGGAGGAgtctgatgaagatgaggactACATTCCATCTGAAGACTGGAAAAAG GAAATCATGGTGGGCTCCATGTATCAAGCAGAAACCCCTGTTGGTCTGTGTAAATATAAAGACAATGAAAAAG TTTATGAAAATGATGACCAGTTGTTGTGGAACCCCGAGTGTCTTCCTGAAGGCAAAGTGGTGGAGTTCTTGACGGAGGCATCAAGGCGGACAGGCGAGGAGAAGGGAGTGGATGCAATCCCAGAGGGATCCCATATCAAAGACAATGAACAG GCTTTGTATGAGCTGGTGAAATGTGACTTTGACACAGAGGAAGCTTTAAGAAGACTTAGGTTTAATGTAAAAGCAGCCAGAG AGGAGCTATCTGTCTGGACTGAAGAGGAATGTAGAAATTTTGAACAAGGACTAAAAGCTTATGGGAAAGACTTTCATTTAATACAGGCCAACAAG CAAACCAGACTTGGGAAAAGGAAATACAACCTTCACCCTGGTGTCAC agacTACATGGACAGATTACTGGATGAGACTGAGAGCGTGACGTCCAGCAGGGCGGCGTCGCctcctcccaccacctccagcagcagcgcCAGCCACTCGGAGAAggaagacagcagcagtcagaaCG GTATCGCAAGCCACAATTCCAGCCACCCAGTGGAGGGCGCTCAGTTGCCTCCAGCTAACCAAGTCAAACCTGAGTCAGTTCAGTCCAACGGTCCCTCCCATCCGGCGGTGGAGGCTCCTCCTCCCATTTCAGACAACAACTCCAACGGCTGCAGCCAGCCCAGCGCGCCCAGCCACGACCGAAATGGCTCTCTGGAGCCTCCgctggaccacagagacacggcAACAGCACACGAAAGGCCGGCCAAGAGATGCAGGACAGAGGCAGAACCCGTGGGCCAAAGTGAGGTGGAGCCATCCAGAACGCAGGAGAACTAA